In one Rhinopithecus roxellana isolate Shanxi Qingling chromosome 1, ASM756505v1, whole genome shotgun sequence genomic region, the following are encoded:
- the KCTD6 gene encoding BTB/POZ domain-containing protein KCTD6 isoform X1: MDNGDWGYMMTDPVTLNVGGHLYTTSLTTLTRYPDSMLGAMFGGDFPTARDPQGNYFIDRDGPLFRYVLNFLRTSELTLPLDFKEFDLLRKEADFYQIEPLIQCLNDPKPLYPMDTFEEVVELSSTRKLSKYSNPVAVIITQLTITTKVHSLLEGISNYFTKWNKHMMDTRDCQVSFTFGPCDYHQEVSLRVHLMEYITKQGFTIRNTRVHHMSERANENTVEHNWTFCRLARKTDD, from the exons ATGGATAATGGAGACTGGGGCTATATG atGACTGACCCAGTCACGTTAAATGTAGGTGGACACTTGTATACAACGTCTCTCACCACACTGACGCGTTACCCGGATTCCATGCTTGGAGCTATGTTTGGGGGGGACTTCCCCACAGCTCGAGACCCTCAAGGCAATTACTTTATTGATCGAGATGGACCTCTTTTCCGATATGTCCTCAACTTCTTAAGAACTTCAGAATTGACCTTACCGTTGGATTTTAAGGAATTTGATCTGCTTCGGAAAGAAGCAGATTTTTACCAGATTGAGCCCTTGATTCAGTGTCTCAATGATCCTAAGCCTTTGTATCCCATGGATACTTTTGAAGAAGTTGTGGAGCTGTCTAGTACTCGGAAGCTTTCTAAGTACTCCAACCCAGTGGCTGTCATCATAACCCAACTAACCATCACCACCAAGGTCCATTCCTTACTAGAAGGCATCTCAAATTATTTTACCAAGTGGAATAAGCACATGATGGACACCAGAGACTGCCAGGTTTCCTTTACTTTTGGACCCTGTGAttatcaccaggaagtttctctTAGGGTCCACCTGATGGAATACATTACAAAACAAGGTTTCACGATCCGCAACACCCGGGTGCATCACATGAGTGAGCGGGCCAATGAAAACACAGTGGAGCACAACTGGACCTTCTGTAGGCTAGCCCGGAAGACAGACGACTGA
- the KCTD6 gene encoding BTB/POZ domain-containing protein KCTD6 isoform X2 — translation MTDPVTLNVGGHLYTTSLTTLTRYPDSMLGAMFGGDFPTARDPQGNYFIDRDGPLFRYVLNFLRTSELTLPLDFKEFDLLRKEADFYQIEPLIQCLNDPKPLYPMDTFEEVVELSSTRKLSKYSNPVAVIITQLTITTKVHSLLEGISNYFTKWNKHMMDTRDCQVSFTFGPCDYHQEVSLRVHLMEYITKQGFTIRNTRVHHMSERANENTVEHNWTFCRLARKTDD, via the coding sequence atGACTGACCCAGTCACGTTAAATGTAGGTGGACACTTGTATACAACGTCTCTCACCACACTGACGCGTTACCCGGATTCCATGCTTGGAGCTATGTTTGGGGGGGACTTCCCCACAGCTCGAGACCCTCAAGGCAATTACTTTATTGATCGAGATGGACCTCTTTTCCGATATGTCCTCAACTTCTTAAGAACTTCAGAATTGACCTTACCGTTGGATTTTAAGGAATTTGATCTGCTTCGGAAAGAAGCAGATTTTTACCAGATTGAGCCCTTGATTCAGTGTCTCAATGATCCTAAGCCTTTGTATCCCATGGATACTTTTGAAGAAGTTGTGGAGCTGTCTAGTACTCGGAAGCTTTCTAAGTACTCCAACCCAGTGGCTGTCATCATAACCCAACTAACCATCACCACCAAGGTCCATTCCTTACTAGAAGGCATCTCAAATTATTTTACCAAGTGGAATAAGCACATGATGGACACCAGAGACTGCCAGGTTTCCTTTACTTTTGGACCCTGTGAttatcaccaggaagtttctctTAGGGTCCACCTGATGGAATACATTACAAAACAAGGTTTCACGATCCGCAACACCCGGGTGCATCACATGAGTGAGCGGGCCAATGAAAACACAGTGGAGCACAACTGGACCTTCTGTAGGCTAGCCCGGAAGACAGACGACTGA